The sequence CAATGAACCTGTCAAAGTCTCAAAATATAAGAAGAGTGCTTATCAATACCTTCAGTTCCCTCTCCAGTGGCAGCCTTCGCAAGAGTGAGGAATGTGTTTACACATCGTTATTTAAATCCTGAACATAAAATGGAGGAAGAGTAATCACACTATATTCTCAACCAAGTACTGTTCAAACACCAGAAGCACAAATTCACACCTTTCACAAATCCCAGATAACCTTCTTCTTAAGTATTTCAAATGGCAGTATGcttgttcaatattttctatagGTTCATATTACTTCATTTCAATGAAATTACACACAGTCGTATCTTTTCAATATTGTAAAACAAAATATATTCCAGACAGGAATAAGTATCATAAACTATGGCATTTTAGCAAACATATTTATCTCAAAGACTTTAGCATTCCCAAAAAGAACTCAAAAGATTATGGTTCATACATTTCCTTTCGAAACAATCTAATCAGGGAACCCCATTAGATGATAAAACTCATCGTATCAATGAAACAAATTAATAATCAAATTTTGGCGAGAATTCGACAATCCTATCAAAGCCATAACTCATTAAATCATATGAAACATATAAAGAATTGTGTATTCTGAATAAATGAGGAGAATTGGCAATAATTTGGCAATGAATGTGAGATTAATAGCAGGACAAACGCGGTGAACCCCGATATATTGTTCGACTGTTAATGAAACACGCATATTGATATTGCCTCCAAACTCAAATTTACTATCCATAAATTGAATATATTGAAACACAttcaatatattttattaacaaaaaaaaagcCCAATTGTAGAAACATATAAATTGAATGTTCGTGGGAGGTAAAAATGAACAACTAAATCGAGAGACCAAGAAAAGCTTATGTAAAATTCGATGATGATCACTTGTCACTCGTTTTCAGGTCATACTTGAAATATTGTCCAACAAACATCCTATGAAGTTTTTTGCATAGAAAATCATCACAAATTGTCCACTTACATTTGTATGGATTTTGTTTCAATTTACAAAGAAACATATtataaggcccgggattatttgatttaatccgaatttatttaattttaatccaagtatatttaatttgagaatatttagagtttcgatttaaattctaatattcttaaatgatttaggattgaaattgaattaaaataaggaccgaggactgaattgcaatttctaAAGAAttgaagggctaaaatgcaatttggtttgaagttatcagattatGAATTGAGTTATCAGCTTGTGCACGTATAAAATCCATATTCAATGCTGAAATTCTAAACAAAGGGTCGAGACCTTCCTTTCTCTTTGTTTTTctgattttcaaatcgccgtaattTTTTAttcgatcgtccgattttgattccgaaaattgttctggaatccttgcgacgagggatTTGATCTAATGTAAGTTTCTCATTATATCTACATGTTGAGAAGATTGAAATTTGGTAGAGATCAGAATTTGCTGCTATGTAAGTGTtgttgagattatgtattgtatCGTATCGAAATCGAATCGAAGAACGAGCGTCGTATGAGATTAatatgatttccagcatgtgTTTGAAACTAAATAGCCTTTGATATGCTGGATTTTGCTTTTaatatgctgatatatgtgGTGTATGATTGTTGGCTCGAAGTCAGTATCgtttcggttatcgattttcagtcgttacgccgtcggttgatGATTTTAAGCCGTTTTGATATCTTGTTGTTTGAACTGAATATgatatgagttcttggtgatatATTGAGCTTATGATCACCTTGTTTCAGCTTGCTAAGAATTGATGAGCTCGAGATTGTAGCTGTCAAACCAAAGAAGAGTTgttgaggtttgaagttgttcttGAGAATGGAACTTGAGCAGATTGGTTTAAGAAGTTGATTAGAattgatatatgtgttcttgttattatgtttcagatttgaatcttcAAGAACCAAGAATAAACAAGAAGGTAtcagacgacatcgcgagtcggGGATTTGAAACTTGAGAATgacgcttcttgagttgtctcgccaaaatcacatacttgtttatcactatgattttatatgattttgtcgatccatcacaggtagtggatctttgagtttgagtcgatatgatgatgatatgatatgctattgaattgattctatgccaaggtctgaggcgaccttattttcgagtcaagaatgactacgatagatggatatccatgtcaagatcgtttacggatcttgatggcaacgacgttacatgaatcaattcttaatcaatatatgcgttatttactctattgttgagtcgagtatgaatagagtcgatatgatttatttaacgctttatatatgtcgattatactgagaatgatttctcatcggagtttatccggctgttcctttgttttgtatgtgtgcatgacaacagatggggcaggagctggccaaagtCGACGAGGGTAGCTAATGAGAGAGTCAAGatatgtggactcgggttgtttgTAGTTGAATCGATGTATATATGAATCCTAGCAAGTATGTTAGAACACTCTTGTGAAGTTGGTGTTTGAGAAGTTGATGAACACTTGTGTAGTGCATGCTTTTAATTTGTTGGATTCTAAACTCTTAGTTGATGTATGAACTAAgtataaacatgtttagatcttgttTTATGTATGTctacatgttttagacttgaattttATGGATTAGAAATGATTGGAAGGATCAAATTCAGCTGAGGAAAACCAGAGCACAAGACTGCCCAGAGttgtgctcggtctgctctttttagcagaccgagcgcagcccAATTTTtcccaacccgagagttgggttagAGAGGGCACTCGGTCCGCTGTTTTTGACCGACCCCGTGCACCTCTCTGTGCTCGGTCTGCTGTTTTTGATGGACACGCGCACccccctttgaaaaaaaaaattatttgatcttcttccttccttggttaattaatgatgtttaattactaattgcctaagaatgagattagcaacccgaggccccacaacaggtggtattagagcttaagtttctcggactgagaatagatgagcggggtagatcgagtcttctattctgatttatttattcttgaagcatgtttattatctgaacTGATTTACaactttaagaattgcatgctatctGTTTATCTAatgtgattggaagcatgtcttgattgcgactgaatcagaactcgatctcttgagataGCATTATCGTGCTAATCAGGGGAGGGactgaaacaaaattgtgttatgatatgatgatgaattgtacactaatctgtttgattatcagatatgcctcctcgacCAGCTCCGAATACTAGACGTACTGTGGCAGTGAATCAGCCAGAACAGACTAATGCTGCACAGGTACTAGTAACAGCACCTGAATTAGGACATGGTAGTACTTCTGTTGATACGATGAGTGGTGATGCCAATCCGATGGAAAAATTGCTGAAACGATTTCAATCCTTCAAACCACCGAGGTTACAAGGAACTGAGAACGCTGTGGATTGCGAGAATTGGCTAgaggatattgagcagttatttgaatctctcgattatacagatgatcatcgtgtgagactggtgattcatcaactacacggacttgcaaagagttggtggttaGCGACGAAGAGGGCATATGAACATCAAGGTACAGTTATCACATGGtctgtatttaaaactgctttctatcagtgATTCTTTCATGTTTCTTAttgtaaggacaagggagcggagTTTGCAAGTTTACAACAGGGACCGatgaatatcgaagaatatgttgcaaagttcactagccTGTTGCCATGGAATCCGACCCAatgagtttccaagctttgtgatttcattccgagctcgatccggccgttggaatttatttctgaaggcagattatcgatcactgcagcgagagctccgttataccgtaagtttctCTACGAttagatacattctagtttttggatgtcgttagaatcgttcgagattcgggtatgttgttcttggccgagttctgatcgtttattatctgtcggttttgaaatagagcgacgttcggaattgttatgatttttggaagccattttcgaaaatattgattttgagatttgttggattgccttgttgttgttgtattaacattgaattgagttgatatcggtaatgaactgctgtctgcatttccggtttgttcagtttttagccgttatgacgtcggtttgagtttgggatttcgaaccgtttttgagttgttgaacttggcttgtaagttgatcatggttattgatctttgatttgtatctgaacagattcgtttggagtttgtcaagcccagggttaacagcatttgttcgttttagagatttggacgaagaacggtatagataattaccttgagccttgttgttgtttagattggttagactttgataaaatcttttgttgtagcttcccagaagttggaactactgccttgaaaggtaaaagcagtcatcgatagcgggatagcatactcgggacagttggttctcgagtttcccttaaaagcacatacttgcatctacacttgttctagcatgaggaacttgtgtcttgttgaattgcttgagcttttattatatggctatgttttatattctgttatgcattcatcttgagccaactttgatttcagcgggcagaatagccctttttgtttagacgtttgggaactataattgagtggcctaggtcgtagtcgtttcgcctagtgctagcatactcattatagttgctcaaagtctagaggagtgggatacgtggcaccacctcgattgggagagtcggtgagtcgtcacgtgatctcatcctcgggatcccaaaagcacagcagcaatctctcatttatcagaattgatatcctgttttaaagacatgcatttcatttcattgttattgattacgttgttgtcttgaaagcatgtttattgttgtattacttgatatgttacttttactgggattatcattctcaccggttattcggctgttgctttgttttgtatgtgtacttggcaacaggtgggtcaggaacaagtcagaagaggcatgattagcttcgagggaaagatgtagaagtgagacttggtctagaagtcgattccagcatgtcaatctagtttatgttagaacatgtttagttatcgaacttcatcgttatattgttgttgcatgttctcaactttggtttagttgttgaactccagaactcatgttttaatttgaggaatcaagtttgtaacgcatTTTTATGTTTCAgagtattgtatggcttgatgttcttgattttggaaatttctagcaccggagcagccagggaggcgcgcccgTGCATCCTagcgcgcgcccgcgcgcctgCCGGGTAGGGcgtcatgcgcggccgcgcatgagccAGGGCGCCGTGCGCGGCCGCGTGGGcccttattaaaaaaaaatgtcttgGCCTTTCCTTACTTGTTAGTTAGTTTACTCCtttattagatgtttagaaccgaggtctcacacacatcatgtactctggtcagagatttgtctcactaatatctcctcagatcgcataggatatccatgaTCGCAAGCGTACGgcgaatccttgacaacaaagcatcgactcctatatgtgtcgtaactgaacacccaatctcgacacctgatgaccctcatggagtcggtaaacgagtcaaagtacagtactagcatatagagtctccatgatgtttcaagtagtaaagactaatggtgtacaaccaaaaccatggACTCATCCACTCGGCAAGTGAGAATCACTTGGAAAATACGAATAGGGTTGTTCGATCATTaatccaatgaatatccatttgaatgctgtgaacatctccatgttccataccaatgaaacgtggtactcggcatcgcaaatgctagtctcaatattgagcgatccttatccttattcgcggacggctcaattgactaggagcaggtttagaatatacagtgattataagatgtgtttcatgatagtcatccatattcactatcacatcttacatgcactctagtatattcaaggtctttatctaaatgTCGTATAGTACGttacaacataacaatatgacAAGAGATAAAGTAAATTCCAATAAAGactgtaaattatattaaacaaagattgtttacaataagagtTATCAAAGCCCTCAGCCACAAGTTGGTTAgacgggcacccactcttttgcTAAACTGATGCAATTAAGTTTGGTATTGCGATGTCCGTTTGACCAGTATAACATCCGTTTTTGCTCAACTAACGTGAAATACAATATGTTTGAAATTGAGTTTTATTTGCACTAATGTTGGTAGATAATCATTTGCATCTTTGATAtatgagatatcatcaaaatggTAGAGCTTGCCAAAGATTCAGTTTTGCTaactttgagttttggattccaTATTTAGTTTAGCAACTTCACActagagtaaatatgttagaaacacaataacaagttttgttatcatcaaaatcaggaTTTCTTGTGTTCCAAAACCCAAAAATCTCTctctttttgatgatcacaaaacttggataaaatatgaacattTAAACTCAAGTAatgcaaaaatcatatttttttttatatgaacACATATCATAGATGGTAAATAAAGGAAGTACAAAATACACTGGGCATACCCATGGATCGCAAAATCAATGTATCAACttagaataaaaaataacatcatAAATATATCTCAAAATGTAAACATGCCAAAATGAATGTCTAGCTGCTATACATGAAGATCAGTCAGCAGCAAGTGATCGATGAACATGAATCATAATCCTCCGAAAAATAGCATCCACGTCCGATCTCTCATCCTCAAAGATAGCCCTGTTACGAGCAGTCCATATATGATAAATCAAAGCTGCTATCCCCTAGTGGCATCTCCTCGATCTAAAAGTCGTCCCACGAAATCTACTGCGGAGAAGTCTCAATAACACTAGCATCGATCTTGGCGAGCACTGTACCTCTAGCCAAATCCAAAACTTGTCCCATAGATATCTAGAGGCTGTACACTCGAAGAATAAGTGTTGTGCAGTTTCATTTACACCTCTACATAACCCACAAGCCTTGTTCAAAATGTAAGGCTGTCGGTCCTTAGTCAAGCATTTTCCATGTGCAAAAATCCAAAGGGTAAAACGATGTTTGGGTATGATGTGTGGTTTCAAAATGAATGGTTTCCACGGCCATCTATCCACATTCGGAATGAAACTCTTGTAAGACTCCTTCAATCCATCTCTCCGCCCGAACCAAAGAAACATCTCATTCACCGTATCCTCCCAAATCCCAAAGAGTAATACTAGCTCATCTCTAATCTCAACCAGCTTCTTGATGAGCATAGTATCATCCTTTCTCTTCCTCCATTCTACCACCTCGCTCCAGTAATAGTGGTTAACCCACCGTACCCATAACGTGTCCTTCTTCATATGAGTGTTCCACAAAGTCTTAGCAAGAAAGGCTTTATTCCATGCTCTCAAGTCCCGAATACCCAAACCTCCATCCTCAATCGGTGAGCAAATCTTCCTCCAAGAAATAGGAGAGTGTTTGCTCGTCCACATGAAACCCCTACAAACCGTCTTAATCTTATCTATCACTCTACTGGGGATGGGCAACACTGACAGCCAAAAGCATTCCATACCCTGCACCACCGATCTGATTAAATCCAATTTCCCGGCATAATAAAGTGTGTGTCTTGGCCAGGATGCAATATTTGCCGAGATTGCACCCCCCAATACACCATAATCAGTTTTCCTCAATCTAGATGCAGCCAAAGGAATACCCAAGTAGTGAGTTGGGATAGTCCCATGAAGAAACCCacacatccgcaaaatctcCGCACGATCTGACTCCTCAACCCTTGCCATGAAGATACTAGATTTGATTGCATTGGCTTTGAGCCCTGCCGTCCTCCCAAATCTTTCCACACACTCCAACATAATCTTGACACTCGTCACATCACCGCTAGCCATAATCAGCAAATCATCCGCATAAACCAAATGGGTGATACTCAAAAACTCACATCTCGGGTGAAAGTTGAAGTCCTGATTCCAAGAGGCCATCAAAAGAGACCTAGAAAGCATCTCCATGCAAATAGTAAATAAGAACGGGGATATGGGGTCCCCCTGCCCCTAGATCCTTTAAAGAACCCATGCAGCTGTCCATTAAAGGAGATAGAGAAGAAGGTTGTAGTAACACACTTCATGATCCAGCCGACAAACAACGGCGAAAACTGCAAAAGGCGAAGAGTATCCCGCAAGAACTCCCAATGCACTGTATCAACAGCATTTTGCAGATCAATCTTCATAATACATCTTGGTGAGGCACTCTTCCTAGCATAGTGTTTGAACATTTCCTGGGCCAGGTGAATGTTCTCAACAATCGATCTCCTCGAAACAAATGCCCCTTGAGCTTGATTAATCAATAGACCAATCACTCCTCCCAGTATGTTCGCCAAAATCTTGGCAATGATCTTGTAGAACACTGAACAACAAAAAATCGGCCTATACTCACTAACAGTGGTAGCATGATCAGATTTTGGTATCAGGGAAATAGCTGCATGATTCCATTGTTTCAACAGTCTCCCACTATTAAAGAATTCCAACACCGCCAAAATCACGTCTCTCCCAACAATGCCCCAAGATTTCTTGAAAAAAGCAGCTCCATATCCATCCGGTCCCGAGGCTTTTTCATCCTCAATCCTGAACAAAGCCCCACGAATCTCCTCCACACTTACAAGCCCAATCAAACCACCCCAACTATTGGTTGGCACTATAGGACCCATAGAAGTTGCAGCCTCATCAATGGCGACCCTCTTCATGCTAGCACCAAGAATTCTCCTGTAAAAATCCACAAATTCTTCCGCAATCACAACACTATCCACCGATATGGAACCATCACTGAGAGTCAAGGCTACTACCTTATTCCTCTTGATATTCCTCTTGATCATCCCATGGAAGAACTTAGAGCATATTTCACCATGCTTCAGATACTCACACTTCTCCTTTTGCACCAAAAAGGGGCGTTCGGCCTGAAGGAGAAACTTGGATTTTCTCCTTAACTCCACCAATTCATCATCCATCACTCCACCATTAAGTGCGCGAAGTTGTGCCTCAACAAGCTCATCATTTTCCATCTTGTCTATATTCAAGATATGGCTGAAATCTGTAAAATTAAGTTGCTTGAGAACCCGTTTCAATCGACCCAATTTCTTTTTGAGAATGAATTGAGACGTACCCCATCCACCATAAAACCAATTATCCGACACCAATTAGTTATAATCAACATGTGTAGTCCACATGTTGAAGAACTTAAAAGGAGTGGCACGTTTAGCTTCCTCCCGAAACACCGTGACAACACTATAGGCATGATCAGAGTAACACCCTGGAGCTACAAACTCTGCAAATACATCAAGATTAAGCTGGTTCCAAAGATGATTCACCATCACCCAATCAAACTTGGAAGAGATAGTCGAGTTGAACCAGGTAAAGAAACAACCAACATGATTGACATCCGACAGCTGTAGGTGTAATCTAGACAAGTCAACCAAGTCTCGAGGTGCAATCGGTTCTCCACCTGACCGCTCATGATGATATctcaaacaattaaaatcaccCATCAAAATCCACGGAAGAGTCATGCCATCTCCACGAGATTTCAATGAATCCCATAACAGGATCCGCTCCGCCCTAGTGTTAAAAGCATAGATGAACGAAGTGTCAAAAATGCGATGAGTATGAAGAAAAGAGACCCTCATACATATCTCTTGAGCTGACATTTCCACCAAATCCACCTGTACCAAACCTCAGTCCCACATAATCAAGATACGACTATTCTCACATAACAAAAAGTTATGAAGAAACGACATGCCTGGGAATTTCGTCTCCATCAATCAATCTAATAACTCCACTCGGACTTTTACTTCCAACAATCCAAGAATGCTcaagttattttttttcaacataCCTTGAACATTCTTTTGCTTGAGGATCTTGTTAAAGCCCGTTACATTCCAACATCCATCTTCATGGGTGGCGATTGGCGGCCCTAAGCCGCCTAGCTTGAATTTGTGCGTGTTAACAATTTCGCATTCAAAGGAAGCCAAGTCCAAGGATCCATCTCTGAaagaaacggtgtacgtggttgttatgtaaaataaggcagtgttgtacttcgtgtcataacaccaaagacaacacagtgcagcggaaatttaaagcgtaaataaaacacaagtaaataattttgcatgAGTATAAAACTCATGcaggtgccttagggctaaatatcactagtaaacttaagatcagtcttacaaagataatcctagtgattttacgaaaagtcagtAAATCCTAAATTTTCCAACAAGCTGACAAATCAAAATTGCATCCTAAATATACAGAGTATAAAAGTaatcagatgcaactcccgtagtcTAAATAGAAGAGACAGAAaatatcttcaacaacacagttcccacagtgttgtctctgatgtcttcaacacgaacgacaacacggggacaagcaacaacgaaggttgcaaaccttgcttcagattctTTAAATTCTTCAACCTAATTCTTCAATGGGTACGCAGCGGTTTGTACGTCTGAAGCCTTATCAATCTTGTGCGTGAAAACCTTCTTTTATAGATAAACATCCAAGCTTTGAAGATTTCCtgatagagtcctacatgaataagaaaacaaactttagtaggaaataaactctatcaaatcttgtAAATCAAATCTAGATAATAttgatttatattttatcaaataatcaccttatcaagacaTGATTTAACCTTAgcaaatatataacttaacaTAATAGAGATATACACaatatatttaccaaatattCTATATTGTCTAGAAAgaaaaatcttataatattcaatttattaaggaccaaaaatatcaagaaataaaattccttttaatctcccccttttttctttctggacaaaacattgCACAAGTATGAAATAATCATAAACTCCCCCTAAGTTTAACAAttcttctccccctgaatttgaAGTCTCCCCTTGAAGTGTTGTCCCTCGTGTCGTAACACGGTGGATAACATAGACAGTAACACATGAGATTctataattcatatatcagagcataagtgggGTAGAAGATGTTAGTCTAGTTAATGCATATAAGAGCATTTGAGGCACATAACTAGAACAAACAAAAACacttatattaaaatcaaaattaaacaactaagcaaagatgagagaagaaataaaatctaaatttgATCACTCTTGGATCCATCTTGATCAGAAGCTTCATCCTCATCATCcttagtcccagatggaccacTTTCAGCTTGTGCACTATCTCCCCCTGTTTGACCAGAAATGCCAAGTTGTCTCCGACAATCAGCCAAGACCATGCTGTAGAAGGCAATATCTTCCTGTGCTTGCACAATTTTCTCTTCATCACGAGTCATCAGCAGCGGAATAGTGGCAGTGGTAAATTCCAGGGTGGTAGGAGTAGGCActgtttcttcagtgttgtctcCCGTGTTGGCAACATCGGGGGCAACAACCGCAATGCTAGCAGCAAAAGTAGGAGTAGGGGTCAGGGCAAATCCAGAACACGATTTCCCTTTAGAAGACCAGATGCTAACTTCAGAATCTCAGGTTGATCAGTGAGATCATCTGTAATATTGCGGATGAAAGCCTGAGACTCCAAAATACCGTAGATCAAAGAGGGGAAAGGGAGCATTGTAGACTTGAGTCCTCCATCAGCAAATTGGAGCACTGTCTTGAATACCAtctttccaaaattaaaaggaCTCCCAGTCCCAATGGCATATAAAATGACCGCCTATGGTCTTGTGATAACTGTTGAGTTGGATGAAGGAGTCCAATTCCTCACAGCTATCATATGCAGCACAGAATAAATGGAGGTAAGTTTAGCTGCAGAAAAATGGTCAGAGAACTGTTTGACCATACCCCCAGTGAGAACAGTAATCACTTCGTTGATCTCTGGAGGATTGCCTTCATCAACGTCTGGGGTGGAATAGAGAGAGTTGATCACTGCAGGAGTGAACTCGAACAGCCGACCCCTAAGATACACCAAGCCATATTTTGCAGAttctggatcttcaatgcttGAGGTTAAGTTGGCGTAGAACTCCAGAATCACCCTCTTACAATAGGGTATCACGTCAACCACAGTAGAATAGAGCTGTCTAAGCTTCAAAAAATTGATCAAATTATACCTATCATATGAGAGTACATCAATGTTCCTCTCATCCAGTAGACCTCTGTGAGAGAAAAGAGGCCAAAGAGCAGCAACATCACCAGAGTAAAAATGAGGGAATGAGCATCATCCATGTCATAGTcctcatcaacagtgttgtcCGTGGTGTTGATGACACCAACAAAAACACTGACATCAGTAGCAGAAACATCCTCTATCTCTAAAGGCTCTTCATCAGCATCCATGCTGGAAATATCTTCAgagtcttcttcttctccaataTCAGCACTCTTATCAGAAGAGTCAGCATCAGACTCGGCAGAGGAGGAAGAGGCAGAATCTTGATGTGCTTTGCCCTGAGCAAATTCTTCCATCATCTCAGTATCAGGTTCATCATCGGAGGGATGAACAGAGGAAGGAACAGACGAAGAGTCCTTTCCTTGTTTCAGGCTTTCCAAAATTTGAGCCAGAGTGGCATCTTCATCCGGATCAGCACTTGCTTGAGGAACAGTAGCTGCTGGAGTGTCCTTAGGAGGAACACCATCAGAAGAGTTTGAATCTTCGCTATCAGAAGCGGATTCAATTATCGGAGCGGAGGCAGAGGCAGCAATAGAACCAGAGGGTTTCTCCCTCGCCACAAATTCATAGTTGGCATCATCAGAATCGTCACCGTAGCTGCAATCTTCTTCAGCCATAGATATGCGGGGACCCTTGTAAAAACGCTTGGACTGGGTAAAGTCAGGGTTGTAACCCGCCTGCCTTTTTGATTGGCGAGCCATTGGTGCCAAAGGATTAACTCTGTTCAGGACGGAGAAATCAGGAGGATTCTCCAAATCAATTGCATTCCCGGGTTCTCCAGGCATGAGAACTGCGAGAGGAACAGGTTCCATGGGTACCGGAACGATCGGCAGAGAAGAAGTGTAGGGTTTGTAAGAAACTTGATCGGGAacaaagaaatttgagaagatgATAATGCCCGATAATCActaaaattcatatatatagaaCCCTTATCACAAACGGTAATATTATCCTAACAAACCCATAATTACTCAGATTTTCTTATCTCATCAGGTTACCAACGGTAACTTTTTCCCAACGGCCAAATATTAAAACCCGAGATTTAAgagataaaatcccataaataaggcaataatccgagatatatattTCAGCCCAAATCTTCCAGAATTAACTCCACATCAGCttaactccactgaaacaaaaatcattcacaaaaatttaatttttagtaaatagggtaaatcatcaaaatttgtCTATTTAGAACTTCTCCAAAAACAGACCCTTATTAgcaaaaatgcatatgc comes from Henckelia pumila isolate YLH828 chromosome 4, ASM3356847v2, whole genome shotgun sequence and encodes:
- the LOC140862573 gene encoding uncharacterized protein; this encodes MSAQEICMRVSFLHTHRIFDTSFIYAFNTRAERILLWDSLKSRGDGMTLPWILMGDFNCLRYHHERSGGEPIAPRDLVDLSRLHLQLSDVNHVGCFFTWFNSTISSKFDWVMVNHLWNQLNLDVFAEFVAPGCYSDHAYSVVTVFREEAKRATPFKFFNMWTTHVDYN